From Monomorium pharaonis isolate MP-MQ-018 chromosome 9, ASM1337386v2, whole genome shotgun sequence, the proteins below share one genomic window:
- the LOC105835780 gene encoding putative gustatory receptor 28b isoform X2 — MFTSSKLQKRGKLRKRWRLFHATDFESLMNPSFTFCQIFGLFPYKIKDSTFEISKPRYILSTVVVCICFIGLLNNLYIFNICGSSCKIYFKGVPRILERNFFYILSTFIVIVTYILNGPRMRLLQTIMKISSKLPSKSYQKLSKLIHMKDILVSICLIVEVPIYFTMDIPFPRKIFLLYINLLIFQMDMLYMNCVCVLKACFKRINDDLEDMRKHMMKNEEVYHLGRIYKQKSSFLLIELKALKKQYIIISNTVQMLNMIFSLQLLATIILTFGEITFELYFHILFWHDGTSMINIDDYLYTIYLTTSITYYFIKITLIVWACETGKDQAVQIGTTVHDVLNSTVNNEIKAELQLFSMQILHHENKFSAKSLTMDATLLTTILF, encoded by the exons atgttcaCTTCGTCGAAGTTACAAAAACGAGGCAAACTGCGGAAGAGATGGCGGTTATTCCATGCCACGGATTTCGAATCGTTGATGAATCCGTCTTTTACCTTTTGCCAGATTTTTGGGTTATTTCCGTATAAGATCAAAGATTCGACCTTCGAAATTTCTAAACCACGTTACATTCTTTCGACCGTCGTTGTCTGTATTTGCTTTATTGGATTATTGAACAATCtctatatattcaatatttgtgGGAGTAGTTGCAAGATATACTTTAAAGGTGTACCCAGGATTCTTGAGcgaaactttttttacatactcAGTACCTTTATAGTGATTGTAACGTACATTTTGAATGGTCCGCGAATGCGTCTGCTCCAAACTATAATGAAAATCTCTTCGAAATTGCCTTCGAAATCTTATCAGAAGCTATCTAAACTAATTCATATGAAGGACATTTTAGTTTCCATCTGTCTTATTGTAGAAGTGCCGATATATTTCACAATGGATATCCCTTTTCCAAGGaagattttcttattatatattaacctACTAATATTTCAGATGGATATGTTGTATATGAATTGTGTTTGTGTACTAAAGGCTTGTTTCAAGAGAATCAACGATGATCTGGAGGACATGCGGAAGCACATGATGAAAAATGAGGAGGTGTATCATCTCGGCCGAATATACAAACAAAAGAGTTCATTCTTATTGATCGAACTAAAGGCCTTGAAGaagcaatatataataattagtaatacAGTTCAGATGCTAAACATGATTTTCAGTTTGCAGCTTCTCGCTAccataattttaacttttggAGAGATCACTTTCGAGCTCTACTTTCATATATTGTTTTGGCATGACGGCACATCTATGATCAATATAGACGATTATCTGTATACCATATACTTAACAACATccataacatattattttataaaaataacgttgATAGTGTGGGCCTGTGAGACCGGTAAAGATCAAGCTGTGCAGATCGGCACAACTGTTCATGATGTACTTAATAGCACAGTTAACAATGAGATCAAAGCCGAg TTGCAGTTGTTTTCTATGCAAATTTTGCaccatgaaaataaattttctgcaaaGAGTCTCACTATGGATGCGACGCTTCTCACTACA ATTTTGTTTTAG
- the LOC105835787 gene encoding uncharacterized protein LOC105835787 — protein sequence MFNSFKLRGRNSTKIQKKWWLLHATDFESLMHPSFIFCQILGIFPYKIKDSTIKISKPRYIFSTAIICICFIGLLSIFYIVNFCEICSELYYRGVPRILERNFFYILSTFIVTVTYILNGPRMRLLQTIMKISSKLPSESYQKLSRLIHTKDILGSSFLVVEALIYLKMDIHVPIKIFVIYINLLIFEMDMLYMNCVCVLKACFKRINDNLEHMREDIMEDEVYHLGQTYKQKSLFLLIELKALQKQYLTTSNTVQMLNIVFSLHLLATISVTFCEITFELYFHILFWHDGTSMVNMDKHLYGTFLTISITYYFIKLTLIVWACETGKDQAMQISTTVHDVLNITFNNEIKGEVIQNIT from the coding sequence ATGTTCAACTCGTTCAAATTACGAGGACGAAACAGTAccaaaatacagaaaaaatggTGGTTGTTACATGCTACAGATTTCGAATCGTTAATGCATCCGTCTTTCATCTTTTGCCAGATCCTTGGAATATTTCCGTATAAGATCAAAGATTCGACCATCAAGATTTCCAAACCACGTTACATTTTTTCGACCGCCATTATCTGTATTTGTTTCATTGGTTtattaagcattttttatatagtcaatttttgtgaaatttgCTCGGAGCTGTACTATAGAGGCGTACCTAGGATTCTTgagagaaactttttttacatactcAGTACCTTTATAGTGACTGTAACGTACATTTTGAATGGTCCGCGAATGCGTTTGCTTCAAACTATAATGAAAATCTCTTCGAAATTGCCTTCGGAATCATATCAAAAGCTATCTAGACTAATTCACACCAAGGACATTTTAGGTTCGTCCTTCCTAGTTGTAGAAGcgttgatatatttaaaaatggatATTCATGTTCCAATcaagatttttgtaatatacattaatCTGCTGATATTTGAAATGGATATGTTGTATATGAATTGTGTTTGTGTGCTAAAGGCTTGTTTTAAGAGAATCAATGATAATTTGGAGCACATGCGTGAGGACATAATGGAAGATGAGGTGTATCATCTTGGTCAAACATACAAACAAAAGAgtttatttttactgattgaaCTAAAGGCTTTACAAAAGCAATATCTAACGACAAGTAACACAGTGCAGATGCTAAACATCGTTTTTAGTTTGCACCTTCTTGCTACTATAAGTGTGACTTTTTGCGAGATTACTTTCGAACTCTACTTTCATATATTGTTTTGGCACGACGGCACTTCTATGGTCAATATGGACAAGCATCTCTATGGCACATTCTTGACAATATccataacatattattttataaaactaacgTTAATAGTATGGGCTTGTGAGACTGGCAAAGATCAAGCTATGCAAATCAGCACCACTGTTCATGATGTGCTTAATATCACATTCAATAATGAAATCAAAGGCGaggtaatacaaaatataacttaa
- the LOC114254838 gene encoding uncharacterized protein LOC114254838, with translation MFNLSKLQRRFYGKMRKKWRLFHATNFESLMYPSFTFCRILGIFPYTINASGFAISKSRYIFSTIVTGVYFIFLLWILYIINICGINCWKFKGVPRILERNCFYIFSGIIAVVTYILNGPRMRLLQTIMEISSKLPSESYQKLSKLIHAKDILGSICLIMGAPLFLTMNVHVIFKILTIYVHLLMFQMDMLYVNCVCVLNACFKRLDDNLNHMRELMMEDEVYHLGGMYKHRSSFLLIELKTLKMEHLTITNTVQMLNMIFSLQLLANIVLIFEELTFGIYFHILYWNDGTVLINIDESIYSTFLTIYITYYFIKLSLIVWACETGKDQAMQISTTVHDVLNSTDNNEIKDEVIQNIT, from the coding sequence ATGTTCAACCTGTCGAAATTACAAAGACGATTCTATGGCAAAATGCGGAAAAAATGGCGATTGTTTCATGCCACGAATTTCGAATCATTGATGTATCCGTCTTTCACTTTTTGTCGAATCCTTGGAATATTTCCCTATACGATTAACGCTTCAGGCTTTGCGATTTCCAAAtcacgttatattttttcgaccaTTGTCACTGgtgtttatttcattttcttattatGGATTCTCTATATAATCAACATTTGTGGCATAAATTGTTGGAAGTTTAAAGGCGTACCGAGGATTCTTGAGCGTAATTGCTTCTACATATTCAGTGGTATCATAGCAGTTGTCACGTACATTTTGAACGGTCCACGAATGCGTTTGCTCCAAACCATAATGGAAATCTCCTCGAAATTGCCTTCGGAATCATATCAAAAACTATCTAAACTAATCCACGCCAAGGACATCTTAGGTTCTATCTGTCTAATTATGGGAGCACCGCTATTTTTGACCATGAATGTCCATGTTATATTCAAGATTCTTACAATATATGTTCATCTACTAATGTTTCAGATGGATATGTTGTATGTAAATTGTGTTTGTGTACTAAACGCTTGTTTTAAGAGACTCGACGATAATCTAAACCACATGCGGGAGCTCATGATGGAAGATGAGGTGTATCATCTCGGTGGAATGTATAAACACAGAAGTTCATTCCTGTTAATCGAATTAAAGACCTTGAAAATGGAACATTTGACGATTACTAACACAGTGCAGATGCTGAACATGATTTTCAGTTTGCAGCTCCTCGctaatatagttttaatttttgaagagCTCACCTTCGGGATCTACTTTCATATATTGTATTGGAACGACGGCACAGTCTTGATCAATATAGACGAGTCTATCTATAGCACATTTTTAACGATATACAtaacgtattattttataaaactatcatTAATAGTGTGGGCTTGTGAGACCGGCAAGGATCAAGCTATGCAGATTAGCACCACTGTTCATGATGTGCTTAATAGCACAGACAATAATGAAATCAAAGACGaggtaatacaaaatataacttaa
- the LOC105835780 gene encoding putative gustatory receptor 28b isoform X1 — MFTSSKLQKRGKLRKRWRLFHATDFESLMNPSFTFCQIFGLFPYKIKDSTFEISKPRYILSTVVVCICFIGLLNNLYIFNICGSSCKIYFKGVPRILERNFFYILSTFIVIVTYILNGPRMRLLQTIMKISSKLPSKSYQKLSKLIHMKDILVSICLIVEVPIYFTMDIPFPRKIFLLYINLLIFQMDMLYMNCVCVLKACFKRINDDLEDMRKHMMKNEEVYHLGRIYKQKSSFLLIELKALKKQYIIISNTVQMLNMIFSLQLLATIILTFGEITFELYFHILFWHDGTSMINIDDYLYTIYLTTSITYYFIKITLIVWACETGKDQAVQIGTTVHDVLNSTVNNEIKAELQLFSMQILHHENKFSAKSLTMDATLLTTIVGNITTYLIILVQFLTMSSFCSSEFVNATQISQ; from the exons atgttcaCTTCGTCGAAGTTACAAAAACGAGGCAAACTGCGGAAGAGATGGCGGTTATTCCATGCCACGGATTTCGAATCGTTGATGAATCCGTCTTTTACCTTTTGCCAGATTTTTGGGTTATTTCCGTATAAGATCAAAGATTCGACCTTCGAAATTTCTAAACCACGTTACATTCTTTCGACCGTCGTTGTCTGTATTTGCTTTATTGGATTATTGAACAATCtctatatattcaatatttgtgGGAGTAGTTGCAAGATATACTTTAAAGGTGTACCCAGGATTCTTGAGcgaaactttttttacatactcAGTACCTTTATAGTGATTGTAACGTACATTTTGAATGGTCCGCGAATGCGTCTGCTCCAAACTATAATGAAAATCTCTTCGAAATTGCCTTCGAAATCTTATCAGAAGCTATCTAAACTAATTCATATGAAGGACATTTTAGTTTCCATCTGTCTTATTGTAGAAGTGCCGATATATTTCACAATGGATATCCCTTTTCCAAGGaagattttcttattatatattaacctACTAATATTTCAGATGGATATGTTGTATATGAATTGTGTTTGTGTACTAAAGGCTTGTTTCAAGAGAATCAACGATGATCTGGAGGACATGCGGAAGCACATGATGAAAAATGAGGAGGTGTATCATCTCGGCCGAATATACAAACAAAAGAGTTCATTCTTATTGATCGAACTAAAGGCCTTGAAGaagcaatatataataattagtaatacAGTTCAGATGCTAAACATGATTTTCAGTTTGCAGCTTCTCGCTAccataattttaacttttggAGAGATCACTTTCGAGCTCTACTTTCATATATTGTTTTGGCATGACGGCACATCTATGATCAATATAGACGATTATCTGTATACCATATACTTAACAACATccataacatattattttataaaaataacgttgATAGTGTGGGCCTGTGAGACCGGTAAAGATCAAGCTGTGCAGATCGGCACAACTGTTCATGATGTACTTAATAGCACAGTTAACAATGAGATCAAAGCCGAg TTGCAGTTGTTTTCTATGCAAATTTTGCaccatgaaaataaattttctgcaaaGAGTCTCACTATGGATGCGACGCTTCTCACTACA ATTGTGGGTAACATCACCACTTATTTAATCATCTTGGTGCAATTTTTAACCATGTCAAGTTTTTGCAGTAGTGAGTTTGTAAATGCTACACAAATATCTCAATAA